In Ferroplasma sp., a single window of DNA contains:
- a CDS encoding xanthine dehydrogenase family protein molybdopterin-binding subunit yields MTYLDRFANGKGRYLDDIKLDNMLYMSVVRSPYARAKIRSVEGGLTSKDLKAYYTIAEGDHREPVLAIDEVNYQGQAVAAVFGKNRYEAEDLLSTVTVDYDPLEAISSIDDAKKKAPIYPDRKDNVLAVEDVGVKFSEKDIDYDVKITDTILLDRVSANPMETRGIVADYRDGILNVYLPSQSIVRSKTGIVKSLGLPPEKVRVFLIDNGGAFGVKALFYPEYIIACYASMKYGKPVKWQETRTEHLQACHAGRGVEGTLTLYAKKDGTVTGLDGEVLLDNGPYLVDAAAVDLGNVIHEVTGPYHIEKAHLTGKYVITNKAPNGYYRGAGKPEASILMERMMDLLADKLNMDIADIRLKNALEKPFKSPLGLEMRYPTKPFLEDALRYFNYRELAKKEHVGISLFILDEDTAPGESARIIVKDGKVHTYLGGNVSGQGHEMFVKSILSEELDIEQDSISLDLQDTETLPKGVGTWGSKSAMTHGSVLMQAAEELKKQVEKKYGKYSPEILLSHDFDQTSFYNFDYNDNQVNFNIVTSKINEMGDFEYLKIGAYYDLGKVLNLANVMGQTEGGALQAIGEVLSETLRYSEEGQLMTTSITDSGVLTAEHTPEFDIKIVENPSVLKDGAKGLGESPMIGIPEGLARSLETQIHKRINVMPISRELLFDSL; encoded by the coding sequence ATGACATATCTTGATAGGTTTGCAAATGGAAAGGGCAGGTACCTTGATGATATAAAGCTCGATAACATGCTCTATATGTCAGTTGTGAGAAGTCCATACGCCAGGGCAAAAATCAGAAGTGTTGAGGGCGGGCTGACCTCGAAGGACCTGAAGGCGTATTACACTATTGCAGAGGGTGACCACAGGGAGCCAGTGCTTGCCATTGACGAGGTGAACTACCAGGGGCAGGCTGTTGCTGCCGTATTCGGGAAAAACAGGTATGAGGCTGAGGATTTGCTTTCAACAGTAACGGTGGATTATGATCCACTTGAAGCAATATCCAGCATTGATGACGCAAAGAAAAAGGCACCGATTTATCCTGACAGAAAGGATAACGTCCTGGCAGTGGAGGATGTCGGGGTAAAGTTCAGTGAAAAGGATATTGATTATGATGTGAAGATAACCGATACAATACTTCTTGACCGCGTATCTGCAAATCCCATGGAAACAAGGGGAATAGTTGCCGATTACAGGGATGGGATACTGAATGTATACCTGCCATCACAGTCTATCGTCAGGTCGAAAACAGGAATAGTAAAATCCCTTGGGCTGCCTCCAGAGAAAGTTAGGGTTTTCCTGATTGACAACGGCGGTGCCTTCGGTGTAAAGGCCCTATTCTATCCGGAATACATAATTGCATGCTACGCATCCATGAAGTATGGAAAACCTGTCAAGTGGCAGGAAACCAGGACAGAGCACCTGCAGGCATGCCATGCCGGGCGTGGAGTTGAAGGCACCCTAACCCTCTATGCAAAGAAGGACGGTACAGTTACAGGGCTGGACGGTGAGGTGCTTCTTGACAACGGGCCATATCTTGTTGATGCTGCGGCTGTTGACCTGGGGAATGTAATACATGAGGTAACCGGCCCGTACCACATAGAAAAGGCACACCTCACAGGAAAGTATGTAATAACAAACAAGGCTCCCAATGGATACTACCGCGGTGCTGGAAAACCGGAGGCATCCATATTGATGGAAAGGATGATGGACCTGCTGGCTGATAAGCTGAACATGGATATAGCAGACATAAGGCTGAAAAATGCACTGGAGAAGCCATTCAAATCACCACTGGGGCTTGAAATGAGATACCCAACAAAGCCATTCCTGGAAGATGCACTCAGATACTTCAATTACAGGGAACTGGCGAAGAAAGAGCACGTGGGCATATCACTTTTCATACTGGATGAGGATACTGCACCTGGCGAAAGTGCAAGAATTATTGTAAAGGATGGAAAGGTGCACACATACCTTGGGGGGAATGTTTCAGGCCAGGGCCATGAAATGTTTGTAAAAAGCATACTCAGCGAGGAGCTGGATATAGAGCAGGACTCCATATCACTGGACCTTCAGGATACCGAAACACTGCCGAAAGGCGTCGGGACATGGGGATCAAAATCCGCCATGACACATGGGTCTGTGCTTATGCAGGCTGCCGAGGAGCTGAAAAAACAGGTTGAGAAAAAATACGGGAAATACTCTCCTGAAATACTGCTATCACATGACTTTGACCAGACATCATTCTATAACTTTGACTACAACGACAACCAGGTAAACTTCAATATTGTTACCTCAAAAATCAATGAAATGGGTGACTTTGAATACCTGAAAATCGGGGCTTACTATGACCTTGGAAAGGTGCTGAACCTTGCAAATGTAATGGGGCAGACAGAGGGAGGCGCACTTCAGGCCATTGGAGAGGTGCTTTCTGAAACACTGAGATACTCTGAGGAGGGGCAGTTAATGACAACCAGCATTACCGATTCCGGTGTACTTACAGCAGAACATACCCCTGAATTTGACATCAAAATCGTGGAAAATCCCTCGGTGCTCAAGGATGGCGCAAAGGGCCTTGGAGAATCTCCCATGATAGGCATACCGGAAGGCCTTGCCAGGTCACTGGAGACACAGATACACAAAAGAATAAATGTAATGCCCATAAGCAGGGAATTGCTCTTCGACAGTTTATAA
- a CDS encoding 2Fe-2S iron-sulfur cluster-binding protein: protein MMVNVKVNGKEYKKDVEPRTLLATFIRDDLGLTGTHIGCDTTNCGACTVLMDGKAVKSCTVLAVQADGHEIETIENEGDTELTKVKESFVEENGLQCGFCTPGMIMTSLYMLRKNKNPSDDYIKSSLAGNLCRCTGYVSIISSIKKANEKINGKEAVAK, encoded by the coding sequence ATGATGGTTAATGTTAAGGTGAACGGAAAGGAGTACAAAAAAGATGTTGAGCCAAGAACTCTTCTTGCTACATTTATCAGGGATGATCTTGGCCTCACAGGAACACATATAGGGTGTGATACCACCAACTGCGGGGCATGCACTGTATTAATGGATGGAAAGGCTGTGAAGTCATGCACGGTCCTGGCAGTCCAGGCAGATGGGCATGAGATAGAAACAATAGAGAATGAGGGAGATACAGAACTCACAAAGGTGAAGGAAAGCTTTGTGGAGGAGAACGGGCTACAGTGTGGGTTCTGCACTCCAGGAATGATCATGACAAGCCTTTACATGCTCAGGAAGAACAAAAACCCCAGTGATGATTACATAAAAAGCAGCCTTGCAGGCAATCTATGCAGATGCACCGGCTACGTGTCAATTATAAGCTCCATAAAGAAGGCAAATGAGAAAATAAATGGTAAGGAGGCGGTTGCCAAATGA
- a CDS encoding xanthine dehydrogenase family protein subunit M codes for MFPDKFDYYAPKSIEEAAKFLSGHEDAKVLAGGQSLIPLLKLRFTSVPEIVDIGRIKGLDGITFQGNYLEIGSMVCTSEIAENSSIRKKFPALSEAAGQIADPLVRNRGTIGGDICHGDPANDFPAVMLAMDAEFEISSATRKRTVKAEDFFVDTFSTALEQGEILTKIKIPDTGSSGRYMKYKKYAGDFSILGIAVNLSMDGKKVRKAGIGLTNCGPTALKAREAEEYLAGKELSDDNLEKASELLLKVTDFVDDDNGSVKFKEKLLKYLFIRAVRGIGGVPK; via the coding sequence ATGTTTCCCGACAAATTTGATTACTATGCTCCGAAAAGCATAGAGGAGGCTGCAAAATTTTTAAGCGGACACGAGGATGCGAAGGTGCTTGCCGGCGGGCAGAGTCTTATACCGCTGCTGAAATTGAGATTTACATCTGTTCCAGAGATTGTGGACATAGGAAGGATAAAGGGCCTGGACGGCATAACATTCCAGGGAAACTACCTGGAGATTGGCTCTATGGTATGCACATCTGAAATAGCTGAGAATTCATCCATAAGGAAGAAGTTTCCAGCCCTCAGTGAGGCTGCGGGGCAGATAGCCGATCCACTTGTAAGGAACAGGGGAACCATAGGCGGTGATATCTGCCACGGCGATCCTGCAAATGATTTTCCGGCTGTAATGCTGGCAATGGATGCAGAATTTGAAATCTCATCAGCCACCAGGAAGAGAACAGTGAAGGCTGAGGACTTTTTCGTTGATACATTCTCAACTGCACTTGAACAGGGTGAAATACTGACAAAAATAAAAATACCCGATACAGGCTCATCAGGGAGATATATGAAATACAAGAAATATGCCGGAGATTTTTCAATTCTGGGAATTGCAGTAAATCTTTCCATGGACGGAAAAAAGGTCAGAAAGGCTGGAATAGGGCTCACAAACTGCGGCCCCACAGCATTGAAGGCTAGGGAGGCTGAAGAGTACCTTGCAGGCAAAGAGCTGAGCGATGACAATCTTGAAAAGGCCTCAGAACTGCTTCTGAAGGTGACGGACTTTGTGGACGATGACAATGGAAGCGTTAAGTTTAAGGAAAAACTGCTCAAATATCTGTTTATAAGGGCAGTTAGGGGAATAGGAGGTGTACCGAAATGA
- a CDS encoding Rieske (2Fe-2S) protein — protein sequence MEWKTVCSIDKLNNGSHESFEIDGKKFLVSRIDDKLYAIDGLCSHMGGDLGKGKTENNNVICPKHHAVFNLKNGHVMKNINGFFRAMTRKEAMDLHAYEIREENGNIEIGI from the coding sequence ATGGAATGGAAAACGGTATGCAGCATTGACAAATTAAATAACGGAAGCCACGAAAGTTTTGAAATTGATGGAAAGAAATTCCTTGTATCCCGGATAGATGATAAATTATATGCCATTGACGGCCTCTGTTCCCATATGGGCGGAGACCTGGGAAAGGGCAAAACTGAAAATAACAATGTCATATGTCCAAAGCACCACGCTGTATTCAACCTTAAAAACGGCCATGTGATGAAAAATATCAACGGTTTCTTCCGGGCAATGACCAGAAAGGAGGCCATGGATCTACATGCATATGAAATTAGGGAAGAAAATGGTAATATTGAGATCGGAATTTAA